In Aristaeella hokkaidonensis, the following are encoded in one genomic region:
- a CDS encoding phosphodiester glycosidase family protein, whose product MKKRIFCLLLCLALIPFTAGAEEPADFFEKIEADTVGRIVRRYDSPTLKYTIERFTMEGEKCYLSRIWVQDPSRQIRKATAAWKKNISRPGNIIKKLPEAALAVNGSGFVSPLYPEIPENYPGTSEDYYYTPLGSLTVTDGEVFRNLEGVPYYGLALDADGLQMYTGADNGEVLATEPSQTWSFYVGCPMLRNNEDLLPEGWKFADQKASRTIIGRLDRNNYLILTVTKSKGKGVSLRRAQKFFLENFNTEWVYNLDGGQSYALMSRKQGKKKINTLAGGSVRVVDVMGFME is encoded by the coding sequence ATGAAAAAACGGATATTCTGCCTCCTGTTGTGTTTGGCACTGATTCCTTTCACAGCCGGAGCAGAGGAGCCGGCAGACTTCTTTGAAAAGATTGAGGCGGATACTGTCGGCAGGATTGTCCGGCGGTATGATTCGCCGACGCTGAAATACACGATTGAACGGTTTACCATGGAGGGCGAGAAGTGCTACCTGAGCCGGATCTGGGTTCAGGATCCTTCCCGCCAGATCCGGAAAGCCACGGCGGCCTGGAAGAAAAACATCAGCCGACCCGGGAATATCATCAAAAAGCTTCCGGAAGCAGCGCTGGCGGTGAACGGCAGCGGGTTTGTAAGTCCCCTGTATCCGGAGATCCCGGAGAACTATCCGGGAACCAGCGAGGATTATTACTACACTCCGCTGGGCTCCCTGACGGTAACGGACGGGGAGGTTTTCCGCAACCTGGAGGGCGTGCCGTATTACGGCCTGGCGCTGGACGCGGACGGACTGCAGATGTATACCGGCGCGGACAACGGGGAAGTGCTGGCAACGGAACCCAGCCAGACCTGGTCTTTCTATGTAGGCTGTCCGATGCTGCGGAACAACGAGGACCTGCTGCCGGAGGGATGGAAATTCGCGGACCAGAAAGCCTCCAGGACCATCATCGGCCGGCTGGACCGTAACAATTACCTGATCCTGACGGTGACCAAATCCAAGGGCAAGGGAGTATCCCTGCGCAGGGCACAGAAGTTCTTCCTGGAAAACTTTAATACCGAATGGGTCTACAACCTGGATGGCGGGCAGAGCTATGCCCTGATGAGCCGCAAGCAGGGAAAGAAAAAAATAAACACCCTCGCGGGCGGAAGCGTGAGGGTGGTTGATGTGATGGGGTTTATGGAATAA
- a CDS encoding DEAD/DEAH box helicase, translating to MEFKDLGLSPSLLKNIRDTGYETPTPIQQATIPLVLEGKDVLGCAQTGTGKTAAFALPILQRLKEIPPQRSNAKVIRCLILSPTRELAMQTWENFQLYGKGEGLDSAVIFGGVGQGGQVEALHRGAEIVIACPGRLLDLMGQGLVRLDWVDIFVLDEADRMLDMGFIHDVRKIVRTLPEERQTLLFSATMPPEVEKLALDLLTDPENVKVDPVTSTVDAIDQCLYYVDKVNKKHLLAQLLEDPEVESALVFSRTKHGVDRIVRDLKRKGIEAAGIHGDKSQNARQAALNLFRSGKCRVLVATDIAARGIDVAGLSHVFNYDMPMEPEAYIHRIGRTGRAGRTGKAISFCCIDEVKQLNQVEKLIGKRLHQKESDWPMEVTTPTPPKVREPRPARLDRQGNALAERRVAAVSAAKPSRPAHSRPTGKVTIGRDGQVHSRPTGKVTIGRDGQVHSRPSGHGTGRPVHRVNRQKRRG from the coding sequence ATGGAATTTAAAGATCTCGGTTTATCCCCTTCCCTTCTGAAAAACATCCGCGATACCGGTTATGAAACCCCGACCCCCATCCAGCAGGCTACCATCCCGCTGGTTCTGGAGGGAAAGGACGTCCTGGGCTGCGCCCAGACGGGCACCGGCAAAACCGCCGCTTTCGCCCTGCCTATCCTGCAGCGGCTGAAGGAGATTCCCCCGCAGCGGAGCAACGCCAAGGTGATCCGCTGCCTGATCCTCTCCCCCACCCGGGAGCTTGCCATGCAGACCTGGGAGAACTTCCAGCTCTACGGCAAGGGCGAAGGCCTGGACAGCGCCGTCATCTTCGGCGGCGTCGGCCAGGGCGGCCAGGTGGAAGCCCTCCACCGGGGCGCGGAAATTGTCATTGCCTGTCCCGGCCGGCTCCTGGACCTGATGGGCCAGGGACTTGTCCGCCTGGACTGGGTGGATATCTTCGTGCTGGATGAAGCTGACCGCATGCTGGATATGGGCTTCATCCACGATGTGCGCAAAATCGTCCGTACCCTGCCGGAGGAACGGCAGACGCTGCTCTTCTCCGCCACTATGCCGCCGGAAGTGGAAAAGCTGGCCCTGGACCTGCTGACCGATCCGGAGAACGTCAAGGTGGATCCCGTCACCTCTACGGTGGACGCCATTGACCAGTGCCTGTATTACGTGGACAAGGTCAATAAAAAGCACCTGCTTGCGCAGCTGCTGGAGGATCCGGAGGTGGAAAGCGCCCTGGTCTTCTCCCGCACCAAGCACGGAGTGGACCGGATTGTCCGGGACCTGAAGCGCAAAGGGATCGAAGCCGCCGGTATTCACGGTGACAAGAGCCAGAACGCCCGTCAGGCCGCGCTGAACCTGTTCCGCAGCGGCAAGTGCCGGGTGCTGGTCGCCACAGACATTGCCGCCCGCGGCATCGACGTGGCCGGCCTCAGCCATGTGTTCAACTATGACATGCCCATGGAACCGGAAGCCTATATCCACCGGATCGGCCGTACCGGCCGTGCCGGCAGAACCGGCAAAGCCATCTCCTTCTGCTGCATCGACGAAGTGAAGCAGCTGAACCAGGTGGAAAAGCTCATCGGCAAGCGCCTTCACCAGAAGGAAAGCGACTGGCCCATGGAGGTTACTACGCCCACCCCGCCGAAGGTCCGCGAACCCCGGCCCGCCAGGCTGGATCGTCAGGGCAACGCGCTGGCGGAGCGCCGCGTTGCCGCCGTTTCTGCTGCTAAACCTTCTCGTCCTGCCCATTCCCGTCCCACTGGAAAGGTAACAATTGGCAGAGACGGACAGGTACACTCCCGCCCCACCGGCAAAGTGACTATAGGCAGAGACGGACAGGTGCATTCCCGCCCCTCCGGCCATGGCACCGGCAGACCGGTTCATAGAGTCAATCGTCAGAAACGCCGCGGTTAA
- the ald gene encoding alanine dehydrogenase, translated as MKIGCVKEIKNNEYRVGLTPDNVRAYIAAGHHVYIEMGAGIGSGFTDNEYVDAGASLIDNAADVWHLVDMMVKVKEPLECEYPLFRNGLILYTYLHLAADKQQTDALLKGKVNAVAYETLQEKDRSLPLLAPMSQIAGRLSIQEGAKYLEKKFGGEGILLAGVPGTPKANVVILGGGTVGMNACKIAVGMGANVTILDISLKRLEELDNMFGAHIQTLVSNDSNVERVLKDADLVIGSVLIPGGSTPKLFKQKYLKEMKDGAVFVDVAIDQGGCGESSHVTTHDDPVYKLDGVVHYCVGNMPGAVPRTSTIALTNATVKYGLEIAAAGLEEACRKSEVIRSGVNTYAGKLTNRNVAAAHGYEFTELQELI; from the coding sequence ATGAAGATCGGCTGTGTCAAAGAGATTAAGAACAATGAATACCGGGTTGGCCTGACCCCTGACAACGTCCGCGCCTATATTGCCGCGGGACATCATGTGTATATCGAAATGGGTGCCGGCATCGGCTCCGGTTTCACCGACAATGAATATGTGGACGCGGGTGCTTCCCTGATCGACAACGCCGCGGATGTCTGGCACCTGGTGGATATGATGGTTAAGGTCAAGGAGCCGCTGGAATGCGAATATCCCCTCTTCCGGAACGGCCTGATCCTTTACACCTATCTGCACCTGGCTGCCGACAAGCAGCAGACCGACGCCCTGCTCAAGGGCAAGGTCAACGCCGTGGCGTATGAAACCCTGCAGGAGAAGGACCGCTCCCTGCCCCTGCTGGCTCCCATGAGCCAGATCGCCGGCCGCCTGTCCATCCAGGAAGGCGCCAAGTACCTGGAGAAGAAGTTCGGCGGTGAAGGCATCCTGCTGGCCGGCGTGCCCGGCACCCCCAAGGCCAACGTGGTCATCCTCGGTGGCGGCACCGTGGGTATGAACGCCTGCAAGATCGCCGTCGGCATGGGCGCCAACGTCACCATCCTGGATATCAGCCTGAAGCGGCTGGAGGAGCTGGACAACATGTTCGGCGCCCATATTCAGACCCTGGTTTCCAATGACAGCAACGTGGAACGCGTGCTGAAGGACGCGGACCTGGTCATCGGCTCCGTGCTGATCCCCGGCGGCTCCACCCCGAAGCTGTTCAAGCAGAAATACCTGAAGGAAATGAAGGACGGCGCGGTCTTCGTCGATGTGGCCATCGACCAGGGCGGCTGCGGCGAATCCTCCCACGTCACCACCCATGACGATCCGGTTTACAAGCTGGACGGCGTGGTTCACTACTGCGTCGGCAACATGCCCGGCGCCGTGCCGCGGACCAGCACCATCGCCCTGACCAACGCCACCGTGAAATACGGCCTGGAGATCGCTGCCGCCGGCCTGGAAGAAGCCTGCCGGAAGAGCGAAGTGATCCGCTCCGGCGTCAACACCTATGCCGGGAAGCTGACCAACAGGAACGTGGCGGCTGCCCACGGCTATGAATTTACAGAATTGCAGGAACTCATCTGA
- a CDS encoding NUDIX domain-containing protein: MQFDQNTEWSRLSEKTSSSEDIFNGIVLHVKRDTVTLSNGSSAIREVIRHIGAVCVIPITENNEVIMERQYRYPLDKVILEIPAGKLDAPDEDRLSAIKRELREETGYTADEWTEIGDFHPAPAYSDEYITMYMARGLHKGKQDLDEDEFLDVYTIPLSELVEDVMAGKISDAKTQVCILKAARILGL; encoded by the coding sequence ATGCAATTTGATCAAAACACTGAGTGGTCCCGCCTTTCCGAAAAGACTTCCTCTTCCGAGGACATCTTCAACGGCATTGTCCTCCACGTAAAGCGGGACACCGTCACCCTTTCCAACGGCAGCAGCGCCATCCGGGAAGTGATCCGCCATATCGGCGCGGTCTGCGTCATCCCGATCACTGAGAACAACGAAGTGATCATGGAGCGGCAGTACCGTTATCCGCTGGACAAGGTCATCCTGGAGATCCCCGCCGGCAAGCTGGACGCCCCGGATGAGGACCGGCTCTCCGCCATCAAGCGGGAGCTGCGGGAGGAAACCGGCTACACCGCGGACGAGTGGACGGAGATCGGCGATTTTCATCCTGCTCCCGCCTACAGCGACGAGTACATCACCATGTATATGGCCCGGGGACTGCATAAAGGAAAGCAGGACCTGGACGAGGATGAATTCCTGGACGTGTACACCATTCCCCTTTCCGAACTGGTGGAGGACGTCATGGCCGGAAAAATCTCCGACGCCAAAACCCAGGTCTGTATCCTCAAAGCTGCCCGGATCCTGGGTCTGTAA
- a CDS encoding alanine--tRNA ligase, with the protein MKGITSKELRNAWIRFYEERGHINIGAVSLIGDGTTGVMFNVAGMQPLMPYLLGKEHPSGKKRLCNVQGCVRTVDIESVGDPTHFTFFEMMGNWSLGDYFKQEKTQWSYDLLTKVFGLDSKEICSTVFEGNDAAPRDDETADLLKKVGILPEHIFYLPKSDNWWELEGTTGTPCGPDNEWFYPRHNKPCGPNCGPACGCGRYVEIGNDVYMQYVKNADGYSPLANKNVDTGFGLDRMLAFLNGVTDGYKTDLFIPVIKHLEEKSGKSYDDDPEAQKAMRIIADHIRTSTMLIGDVKGILPSNVGAGYILRRLLRRAIRYTRQLGLESSVLAEVSRIFIEQIYDEAYPLLVEKKDYILDEIMKEAARFEATLATGMKEFTKCITGIRRKNEFMAQKDPSYKPETEISGKQAFRLYDTYGFPLELTEELAAEEGLTVDANGFAEAFKEHQAISKQEGAAKGGLTERNEETAKLHTATHLLQAALRKVLGDEVAQKGSNITTERLRFDFSFSRKMTPEEIAEVERLVNVAIDAKVPVVMEEMTVQEAKEKGAIGLFESKYGEKVKTYKMGEYSFEICGGPHAANTGDLGSFKIRKEESSSAGVRRIKATIAPKA; encoded by the coding sequence ATGAAAGGAATTACGTCCAAGGAACTGAGAAATGCCTGGATCCGTTTCTATGAAGAACGGGGACATATCAATATCGGAGCCGTCTCGCTGATCGGCGACGGGACCACCGGCGTCATGTTCAACGTGGCCGGCATGCAGCCCCTGATGCCTTATCTGCTGGGCAAGGAGCATCCGTCCGGAAAGAAGCGCCTGTGCAACGTGCAGGGCTGCGTCCGTACGGTGGATATTGAAAGCGTCGGCGACCCCACCCACTTCACCTTCTTTGAGATGATGGGCAACTGGTCCCTGGGCGATTATTTCAAGCAGGAAAAAACCCAGTGGAGCTACGACCTGCTGACCAAGGTTTTCGGCCTGGACAGCAAGGAAATCTGCTCCACCGTGTTTGAAGGCAATGACGCTGCTCCCCGGGATGATGAAACCGCAGACCTGCTGAAGAAGGTCGGCATCCTGCCGGAGCACATCTTCTACCTGCCCAAGAGCGATAACTGGTGGGAGCTGGAAGGCACCACCGGCACCCCCTGCGGTCCCGACAACGAGTGGTTCTACCCCCGTCACAACAAGCCCTGCGGCCCGAATTGCGGACCGGCCTGCGGCTGCGGACGGTATGTCGAGATCGGTAACGACGTTTACATGCAGTATGTCAAGAACGCCGACGGCTATTCTCCCCTGGCGAACAAGAACGTGGATACCGGCTTCGGTCTCGACCGTATGCTGGCCTTCCTGAACGGCGTGACCGACGGCTACAAGACCGACCTGTTTATCCCGGTCATCAAGCACCTGGAAGAAAAGTCCGGCAAGAGCTACGACGATGATCCGGAAGCCCAGAAGGCCATGCGCATCATTGCGGACCATATCCGCACCTCCACCATGCTCATCGGCGATGTGAAGGGCATCCTGCCCTCCAACGTGGGCGCCGGCTACATCCTGCGCCGCCTGCTCCGCCGCGCCATCCGCTACACCCGCCAGCTGGGTCTGGAATCCTCCGTCCTGGCCGAGGTCAGCCGGATCTTCATTGAGCAGATCTACGATGAAGCCTATCCGCTGCTGGTGGAAAAGAAAGACTACATCCTGGACGAAATCATGAAGGAGGCCGCCCGCTTCGAAGCGACCCTGGCCACCGGCATGAAGGAGTTCACCAAGTGCATCACCGGCATCCGCCGCAAGAATGAGTTCATGGCCCAGAAGGATCCGTCCTACAAGCCGGAAACCGAAATCAGCGGCAAGCAGGCTTTCCGTCTCTACGACACCTACGGCTTCCCGCTGGAACTGACCGAGGAGCTGGCTGCTGAAGAAGGCCTCACCGTGGACGCCAACGGCTTCGCCGAAGCGTTCAAGGAGCACCAGGCCATCAGTAAGCAGGAAGGCGCCGCCAAGGGCGGTCTGACCGAGCGGAACGAAGAAACCGCCAAGCTGCACACCGCCACCCACCTGCTGCAGGCTGCCCTGCGCAAGGTTCTGGGTGATGAAGTTGCCCAGAAGGGTTCCAACATCACCACCGAGCGTCTCCGTTTCGACTTCTCCTTCAGCCGGAAGATGACCCCCGAAGAAATCGCCGAAGTAGAACGCCTGGTCAACGTGGCCATCGACGCCAAGGTTCCGGTCGTCATGGAAGAGATGACCGTGCAGGAAGCCAAGGAAAAGGGCGCTATCGGCCTGTTCGAGAGCAAGTACGGCGAGAAGGTCAAGACCTACAAGATGGGCGAGTATTCCTTCGAAATCTGCGGCGGTCCCCACGCTGCCAACACCGGCGACCTGGGCTCCTTCAAGATCCGCAAGGAAGAATCCTCTTCCGCCGGCGTCCGCCGCATCAAGGCCACCATCGCGCCGAAGGCGTAA
- a CDS encoding aconitate hydratase gives MNLTQKILNAHLVSGKPAAGEEVSIRIDQTLTQDSTGTMAYLQFEAMGIGRVRTMKSVAYIDHNTLQTGFENADDHQYIQSVTKKHGIFCSKPGNGICHQVHLERFGVPGLTLLGSDSHTPTGGGIGMLAIGAGGLDVAVAMGGGAYYLTYPKVVGIRLSGSLPYGVAAKDIILEVLRRLTVKGGVGKVMEYIGEGVKTLTVPERATIANMGAELGATTSVFPSDEVTRAFLKAQGREEDFRELSADADAEYDDIVDIDLNTLEPLVAQPHMPDNVDTVKNIGPIKVDQVFIGSCTNSSYQDMMRVARILKGKTVHPDVSLVIGPGSKQVLTMLARNGALADMLGAGARILESACGPCIGMGQSPKTNAVSVRTNNRNFYARSGTASAGIYLTSCETAAVTALTGVLTDPRTLDLDLTVEQPKQFEVNDNLVIPPVAEGKEDTVDVVRGPNIKPFPLGHDLENDVSGKVLLKMEDNITTDHIMPSNAKLLPFRSNIPHLADFCLTPVDETFPARAKEEKGGILVAGANYGQGSSREHAALVPLYLGIRAVAAKSFARIHQANLINNGILPLTFADEKDYDRIDQGDTLSLPGVREKIEAGEETLVLKNETKGETYAVKMPLTERQKGMILSGGLINYIRSNA, from the coding sequence ATGAATTTAACTCAGAAGATTCTGAATGCCCACCTGGTCAGCGGAAAACCCGCGGCAGGCGAAGAGGTCTCCATCCGGATTGACCAGACCCTGACGCAGGACTCCACGGGAACCATGGCTTACCTGCAGTTTGAGGCTATGGGTATCGGCCGGGTCAGAACCATGAAGAGCGTAGCCTATATCGACCACAACACCCTGCAGACCGGCTTTGAAAACGCGGATGACCACCAGTACATCCAGAGCGTGACGAAGAAGCACGGCATCTTCTGCTCCAAGCCCGGCAACGGCATCTGCCATCAGGTGCACCTGGAGCGCTTCGGCGTACCGGGACTGACCCTGCTGGGCAGCGACAGCCACACTCCCACCGGCGGCGGCATCGGCATGCTGGCCATCGGCGCGGGCGGCCTGGACGTGGCGGTTGCCATGGGCGGCGGCGCCTACTACCTGACCTACCCGAAGGTGGTCGGTATCCGCCTGAGCGGCAGCCTTCCCTACGGTGTGGCGGCCAAGGATATCATCCTGGAAGTGCTCCGCCGGCTGACTGTAAAGGGCGGCGTGGGCAAGGTAATGGAATACATCGGCGAGGGCGTGAAGACCCTGACGGTGCCGGAGCGCGCCACCATCGCGAACATGGGCGCGGAACTGGGCGCCACCACCTCCGTCTTCCCCAGTGACGAAGTGACCCGCGCCTTCCTGAAGGCCCAGGGCCGGGAAGAGGATTTCCGGGAACTGAGCGCGGACGCGGATGCTGAATATGATGATATCGTGGATATCGACCTGAACACCCTGGAGCCCCTGGTGGCCCAGCCCCATATGCCCGATAACGTGGACACCGTGAAGAACATCGGACCCATCAAGGTGGACCAGGTGTTCATCGGCAGCTGCACCAACTCCAGCTATCAGGATATGATGCGGGTTGCCCGGATCCTGAAGGGCAAGACCGTGCATCCGGACGTGAGCCTGGTGATCGGTCCCGGATCCAAGCAGGTGCTGACCATGCTGGCCCGCAACGGCGCGCTGGCGGATATGCTGGGCGCCGGTGCCCGGATCCTGGAGAGCGCCTGCGGCCCCTGCATCGGCATGGGCCAGAGCCCGAAGACCAACGCGGTCTCCGTGCGGACCAACAACCGGAACTTCTACGCCCGCAGCGGGACTGCCTCCGCGGGCATCTACCTGACCAGCTGCGAAACCGCGGCGGTGACCGCCCTGACCGGCGTGCTGACCGATCCCCGGACGCTGGACCTGGACCTGACGGTGGAACAGCCGAAGCAGTTTGAAGTAAACGACAACCTGGTCATCCCGCCGGTGGCGGAGGGCAAGGAAGACACTGTGGACGTGGTCCGCGGCCCGAACATCAAACCCTTCCCGCTGGGACATGACCTGGAGAATGACGTCAGCGGCAAGGTCTTGCTGAAGATGGAAGACAACATCACCACAGACCATATCATGCCCAGCAACGCGAAGCTGCTGCCCTTCCGCAGCAACATCCCGCACCTGGCTGATTTCTGCCTGACCCCCGTGGATGAGACCTTCCCTGCACGGGCCAAGGAAGAAAAGGGCGGCATCCTGGTAGCCGGCGCCAACTACGGCCAGGGCTCCAGCCGCGAACATGCTGCGCTGGTGCCGTTGTACCTGGGCATTCGTGCCGTGGCGGCCAAGAGCTTCGCCCGTATTCACCAGGCGAACCTGATCAACAACGGCATCCTGCCCCTGACCTTCGCAGATGAGAAGGACTATGACAGGATTGACCAGGGCGATACACTGAGCCTGCCGGGCGTCCGGGAAAAGATCGAAGCGGGCGAGGAAACCCTGGTGCTGAAGAACGAGACCAAGGGCGAGACCTACGCCGTGAAGATGCCGCTGACCGAGCGCCAGAAGGGCATGATCCTCTCCGGCGGACTGATCAACTACATCAGATCCAATGCTTAA
- a CDS encoding ATP-binding protein, translated as MIAALLSFVMVLPAQVLCLLPMRHQLKPGQKKTVAILAVLNAFLLPMAAFVTIQFSLDINYVLFPMLLVFFVVYQHILKCPISKTLAVFLSVSALMAILCNLTCAIEASFDPASGANTLSLKSALIQLGVNTVALGILFFPFFRHGSRLIDELKLEKIWYMTLPFSGVMIICNLFIRPLKYETLFVNNVFRSFLFSIFTFLILWNMLCVIYYQIVMGALNASRTRERMRMLEMQESQFESQQQYMESFARTRHDFRQNILTMKNLYHEGNYEQLGQYIDEYYDALPVPETRHYCSNRALNALLNYYAGKAKENAIPISFRIDIPQKTSVSDVDLCTIIGNILENAVAASLEIPAEKRSLLLSGLVQNNRLYIVATNSFNGLVKERNGKYLSRRHSGSGIGLKSIRTSAEKYHGKAVFSHNGQEFHSDVMLLLQPA; from the coding sequence GTGATTGCAGCCCTGCTCTCCTTTGTCATGGTACTCCCGGCCCAGGTTCTGTGCCTCCTGCCTATGCGCCATCAGCTGAAGCCCGGCCAGAAGAAAACCGTCGCCATCCTGGCAGTACTGAACGCGTTCCTTCTTCCCATGGCCGCCTTCGTCACGATCCAGTTCTCGCTGGATATCAACTATGTTCTTTTTCCGATGCTGCTGGTCTTTTTTGTGGTCTATCAGCATATCCTGAAGTGTCCTATCAGCAAGACCCTGGCTGTATTCCTGTCTGTTTCCGCCCTGATGGCCATTCTCTGCAATCTCACCTGTGCCATCGAGGCCTCTTTCGATCCTGCCTCCGGCGCCAACACCCTCAGTCTGAAGTCGGCCCTGATCCAATTGGGCGTCAACACTGTCGCCCTGGGGATCCTTTTCTTCCCGTTCTTCCGTCACGGCAGCCGGCTCATCGACGAACTGAAACTGGAAAAGATCTGGTATATGACTCTGCCCTTTTCCGGCGTCATGATCATCTGCAATTTGTTCATCCGTCCACTGAAATATGAGACCCTTTTTGTCAACAACGTTTTTCGTTCTTTCCTGTTTTCCATTTTTACCTTCCTTATCCTGTGGAATATGCTCTGTGTCATCTATTACCAGATCGTCATGGGCGCCCTGAATGCTTCCCGTACCCGGGAGCGGATGAGAATGCTGGAAATGCAGGAAAGTCAGTTCGAGTCCCAGCAGCAGTACATGGAATCCTTCGCCCGCACCCGCCATGACTTCCGCCAGAATATCCTGACGATGAAGAACCTTTATCACGAAGGAAACTATGAACAGCTGGGCCAGTATATTGATGAATATTATGACGCGCTTCCCGTTCCGGAAACCCGCCATTACTGTTCAAACCGTGCTCTCAATGCCCTGCTGAACTATTACGCGGGCAAGGCAAAGGAAAATGCTATCCCGATTTCCTTCCGCATTGATATCCCGCAGAAGACTTCCGTCTCGGATGTGGACCTGTGCACCATCATCGGCAACATCCTGGAGAATGCCGTCGCGGCCTCCCTGGAGATTCCCGCCGAAAAACGCAGCCTGCTGCTTTCCGGCCTGGTACAGAATAACCGGCTGTATATCGTGGCCACCAATTCCTTCAACGGCTTGGTCAAAGAGCGTAACGGCAAATATCTGTCCCGCCGCCATAGCGGCAGCGGCATCGGTCTGAAGTCCATCCGGACCTCCGCCGAGAAATATCACGGCAAAGCCGTCTTCTCCCATAACGGCCAGGAATTCCACAGCGACGTCATGCTCCTTCTCCAGCCGGCATAA
- a CDS encoding LytR/AlgR family response regulator transcription factor produces the protein MHIALTDDRPDALAKLSETLNEYAGRNGLHFDLHTYSGGEELLEALSSQHFSLIFLDVYMNGISGIETAARIREIDEEVCLVFLTTSNEHQAEAIHWHVYDYINKDEGPEAVFRVMDRLLRGHIRDTFPTLRFTAGKTEISLPYSDLVCLTADRNYLVIHSRQKKEYRTRMTLSSVWSKLEQDGRFLQVLRGVIVNMDYITDIADNTCCLQGDLRLPVSVRNRATIEQLWTDYTFSRIRRESMAEGGIRP, from the coding sequence ATGCACATTGCGCTCACGGATGACAGGCCGGATGCCCTGGCAAAACTGTCGGAAACCCTGAATGAATACGCCGGCAGGAACGGTCTTCATTTTGACCTGCATACATATTCCGGCGGTGAGGAGCTTCTGGAAGCTCTCTCCTCACAGCATTTTTCTCTTATCTTCCTGGACGTCTACATGAATGGAATCTCAGGGATTGAAACCGCCGCCAGAATCCGCGAAATAGACGAGGAGGTCTGCCTGGTTTTCCTGACCACCAGCAATGAGCATCAGGCCGAGGCCATCCACTGGCACGTCTATGACTATATCAACAAGGACGAAGGACCTGAGGCCGTTTTCCGGGTCATGGACCGTCTGCTTCGCGGACATATCCGTGATACGTTCCCGACCCTCCGGTTTACCGCCGGCAAAACGGAAATCAGTCTCCCCTACAGTGACCTGGTCTGTCTTACGGCGGACCGGAACTACCTGGTTATTCACAGCCGCCAGAAAAAAGAATACCGTACCCGGATGACGCTTTCTTCCGTCTGGTCCAAGCTGGAGCAGGATGGCCGTTTCCTCCAGGTCCTCCGCGGAGTCATCGTCAATATGGACTATATCACTGATATTGCCGACAACACCTGCTGCCTGCAGGGAGATCTCCGGCTTCCCGTCAGCGTCCGGAACCGCGCCACAATTGAGCAGCTCTGGACCGACTATACTTTTTCCAGGATTCGCCGTGAAAGCATGGCGGAAGGAGGAATCCGCCCGTGA
- a CDS encoding pseudouridine synthase, whose protein sequence is MKMRLDRWLATLSVGSRSEVKQWIRGGQAAVNGRVIRDPALSFETEQDSLTLNGKALDGRVVRHVMLHKPAGLLTAARDAKQPTVMDLLPPVYRSIGCMPVGRLDKDTTGLLVLTCDGELNHRLLSPGRHVDKRYRALVEGELEEKDIETFASGMDLGDFTAQPAKLTILRPSVAEVIISEGKFHQVKRMFSAVGHEVLELHRCAFGPLELDPELAEGQWRELTEEELKALREAAGMGEA, encoded by the coding sequence ATGAAAATGAGGCTGGACCGCTGGCTGGCTACGCTTTCCGTCGGCAGCCGCAGTGAGGTTAAACAATGGATCCGCGGCGGACAGGCCGCGGTGAACGGGCGGGTCATCCGGGATCCCGCCCTTTCTTTTGAGACGGAACAGGACAGCCTGACGCTGAACGGCAAAGCACTGGACGGACGGGTCGTCCGCCATGTGATGCTGCACAAGCCTGCCGGGCTGCTGACCGCGGCGCGGGACGCCAAGCAGCCTACGGTGATGGACCTGCTGCCGCCGGTGTACCGGAGCATTGGATGCATGCCGGTGGGCAGGCTGGACAAGGACACTACCGGACTGCTGGTGCTGACCTGCGACGGGGAACTGAACCACCGGCTGCTGAGCCCGGGACGCCATGTGGACAAGCGCTACAGGGCGCTGGTGGAAGGCGAACTGGAAGAAAAAGATATTGAAACCTTTGCTTCCGGTATGGATCTGGGAGATTTCACCGCCCAGCCCGCGAAGCTGACGATCCTGAGACCGTCCGTGGCGGAGGTGATTATCTCCGAAGGAAAGTTCCACCAGGTGAAACGGATGTTCTCCGCGGTGGGGCATGAAGTGCTGGAACTGCACCGCTGTGCTTTCGGTCCGCTGGAACTGGATCCGGAACTGGCGGAAGGACAATGGCGGGAACTGACGGAAGAGGAACTGAAAGCCCTGCGGGAGGCCGCAGGTATGGGAGAAGCATGA